A region of the Mesoterricola sediminis genome:
GGGGGGTCATCAGGAACTCCCTTGCATTGCCAAGGTTGGCTCATGTGATACCTGGGGATGTTCTCTCCAAAGGGGACCTGCTGTCTGCCTTTGCTGTCGCCTTTGGTCGGAAGGATCTCGTGATCACGCCCAAGGCAGTCCAGCATGCGGTTGACCGCTCCCTGGGGACCTTGGACGCCAGCCTGAACCTTCGTCTCTGGCAGGCTGGTGGCTACGTGGTGCCTCCGACGTTAGGGCAAATGGTCGATGAGCTCGCTGGGTACCGCATGCTCTTGCAAGGGGGACGCTCGTGAAAATCATGACAATTCTCGGGACTAGGCCTGAAATCATTCGGCTCAGTCGCATCATCGAAGCCCTGGACGCCACGGTGGACCATACGCTCGTCCATACGGGCCAGAACTTTGATCCCAGACTAAATGAGCTGTTTTTTGATGAGTTGGGACTGCGGGGGCCCGATCACCACCTGGGGGCCAAGGGCGCCTTCGGGGAGCAGGTGGGGACCATCCTGACTGGCACCGAATCCCTGATCCGGGAAATTCAGCCGGATCGACTGCTTATCCTCGGCGATACGAATAGCGGTCTTGGGGCGATCGTGGCGAAAAGAATGGGAGTACCGGTCTTCCACATGGAGGCCGGGAACCGGTGTTATGACGATCGGGTTCCCGAGGAAGTCAACCGCCGCATCATCGACCATTCGAGCGATGTCCTGATGCCCTATACCGAAAGAAGCAAGCAGAATCTCCTGAAAGAGGGGATTCCCGGACAGAGGATTTACGTGACTGGAAACCCCATTCTGGAGGTGATCAGGCACTATGAGCCCCAAATCTCCCAGTCCCGGATTCTCCAGGACTTGAACCTGTCCCCATCCGGCTTCTTCCTGGTGACGATGCATCGGGCTGAGAATGTGGATGTTGAAAGCAGGTTGGCCGCTTTCCTCTCCGCATTTGACCGCCTCCAGCGGACCTATGGCATCCCAGTGATTGTGAGCACCCATCCGCGCACCAGGCTCCGTTTGCAGAACCTGGCCACCGAAGGGTTGAACCCGGAGGTCCGCTTCCTGGAACCCTTCGGATTCTTTGACTTCATCGCCCTGGAAAAGTCGGCCAGGTGCGTCCTGAGTGATAGTGGGACTGTCCAGGAGGAGTGCGCCATCTTTGGCGTCCCCAGTGTGACAATCAGGGATGTCACGGAACGCCCCGAGACGATTGAATGTGGCAGTGGTGTGCTGAGTGGGGCGGGCGTGGAACAGATCCTGACGCTCGTTCGCCTTGCGACAGGGAAGACCCGGACCTGGGAGCCGCCGAAGGAATACATGCAGGAAAACGTGTCCGACGTGGTTCTTCGCATATTGATCGGACACCTCCACAGGACTGGTGCATGACCTGCACCCCGCGTCCCGGAACCTCCCGGCTCGTTCCTTGCGAAGAACCGGGGGGAGGGAGGACTCGCCTGTGAGCCTGGCGCTTTTCCGACTCTTTCACTCCAGTCGCTCCGTCAGAAACGTCGTCTGGAATCTTGTGGGTGGGCTGACCGCCGGCGTCTTGATCGTCCTGGCCACGCCTCAGTATGTGCACCGCCTTGGGCTGGAAGGCTATGGCATCGTCGGCCTCTGGCTGATGATGCAAGTCCTGATGGGCCTCCTCGATATGGGGATGGGGGCGACCATCGTCAAGGAATTCGCTGACTCGCGTGAAGAGGGCGGGGCGGAGACCAAGCAGGACCTGCTCCGGACGCTGGAAATCATTTATGGCTCCCTCGCGTTGGCTCTTGCGCTTGTGCTTGCCTGCGCTGCGGGAGGGGTTGCCGCGCGTTGGCTCAAAGCTCCTGTCTCCTCGCCAGCGCATATCGCTTGGGCGATCCGGTTGATGGCCCTGACACTGGGCTTCCAGTTCCCCACCGTGCTCTATGCCAACGGCATTGCCGGCCTCCAGGCTCATGGGCGGATGAATCTGATCCAGATCGCTGGGAACTGCCTGCGGTACGGGGCCGGTGTCGCGATCCTGCTGGTAAGGCCCGACCTCGTTTGGTTTTTCGCCGTTCAGGCTCTGGTCGCTGGCGTGCAAATGATGGCGACGCGGGAGGTGCTATGGAGCCTGCTGCGCAGGGGGAGCTCATGCCGCCCTACGTTCAAATTGGCACTGTTCAAGCGGTTGTGGCGGTTTTCGGCAGGCATGGCGCTGACTGCGTTTTCCGGGGTGCTTGTCGCCAATGCTGACCGTATAGCTCTAAGCAAGCTGATGCCCACGGCTGAGTTGGGGAAGTATGCAGTTGCCTATACTGCGACGGGGCTCCTTCAAATGGGCATTCAGCCCTTCTACAAGGCTTTCTTCCCCAGGTATGCAGAGCTGGTCTCTCTCCGCGCTTTTGATGCTCTGCGTAATGAATACCTGCGCAGTTGTGGATTGATGGCCGGCGTGATCATCCCCCTGGGCGTCGCGGGATGGATCTTTGCGCCCCAGCTCTTCACGATCTGGCTTGGAACTGCGGATCCAACCATCGTGCGCGTGTTCCGCTGGCTCATCCTCTCCATCACCTGTTCCGGACTCATGTGGTTGCCCGCTGCGTTCCAACAAGCCAATGGAAAGCCAGGACTCCATGCGACGATGATCATCCTGGCCCTCCTGGCAGGCGTTCCGGTTATGGTGTGGGCCATTCGTGTCTACGGCACCGTTGGCGCAACGGCCGTCTGGCTCATTCACGGGCTGTCAGGCATTTCCGTGGAAATCTGGCTCATGCACCGGCTGATGTTGAAGGGGGATATGCTGCGATGGTACTGGAGGGCCTTGATCCAGCCCCTCTGCGCCACCCTTCCGATCCTCCTTGGCTCCCGCTGGTTGTTGCCTGCCGGCTGTGGTCGGCTTGCGACATTGGGTTGGATCGGGCTGGCCGGTCTTGTCGGCGCGGGATGCTCCGTCGGCCTGGCCCTGGTCGGCCCCACCCGGAAACCGGCAGCCGATCCTTCCTGATGGACAATCCTGTAAAAAACACCATGAACAAAGACCGCCAGCCGCGATTCACCGTCATCATTCCGACTAAAGATCGAGCGGAGTACCTCAAGCACACCCTAAGAACGTGCGCGCTCCAGGATTACGACAACCTTGAAATCCTGGTTTCGGATGATGGGAGCACCGATCAGACGCGGGAAGTCGTCGAGGAGGCAGGGAGGAAGGATCCACGAATCCGCTACGTGACGCCCGGCGGGTGTGTCGGGATGAGGGACAATTTCGAGTTCGCCCTGGATCAGGTGAAGCCGGGGTTCGTGATCGCCATGGGGGGGGATGACGGGATCCTTCCCTATGGGGTTTCCCGCCTTGCTGACTTCCTCCTTGAGACGGGTCTGGAATTGGCTGCCTGGCCTGCACCGATGTTCTCCTATGCCAAGGCTCGTATGGAGACTGGGCAACTTGTGCTGCACCGGCCTCGGAAGAGTCGGATTGTCGAATCGTCCATATTCCTGGCGCGCCAGGTTGAGACCCTGAACTACATCGCTGACATTGAATCACCCATGTTCTATGTGAAGGGTGTCGCCTCGACACGGCTGGTGGATCAGGTGCGGAGGCGATCCCCAGAGGGGCGGTTCTACGTCTGCCCGACGCCCGACGGCTACTCCGGGATTGTCCTGGCCGGTGAAGTGGAACGATTTGCATTTTCCGGTGAAGCTTATACCATCTACGGGACTTCACCGACCTCCCAGGGGCTGGGGTACCTGGCCAATGACCAGGAGGCGAAGAAGAGGTCGGATGACTTTTTCAAACACGTCTCCGCCGTGCCCATGCACCCGGAACTTGCCGGCCAACCCTACTCTCCGCTGATCACCGTGATGACCGTGGATTACCTTCTCACTGCGCGCGATCTGCCTGGATGGCCAGGGCGGTTCCCGGAAATCTCCATGTCCCGGATGTTGGAGAAGAGCCTTGCGGAGCTGGCGCATGGGCTCTACGGGGGAGACAGGGTCTTGAGGGAGCTCCGAATCCTGGATCAGATCGCCGGCAAGCACGGGCTTCGCGATGAATTTCGGCGGATGGTCCAGTCCACCCGCCGATTCGCGGCGAAATCCCCGTTCGAGGGGGATGGCATCAGCTCGGACCGGGTATTCATAGATTGCACTCGGTATGGAATTCATGATCTGTTCGACGCGGCATATGCAGCCTACTGCCTGGGGAACCTTGCCGAAAAGGCCACGCCGGGTTCCATCGCGAGGGCCTTCGCTGGCTCCGTGGCCTACCGCTTGCGCTCCTTGCGGAAGGGCGAACCCTTTCCAGGCCCGGCTTCCTGGTCTGAAGGCGAACAGGGGGTGGACTGAATGGGTGGGACGAGACTGGAGCCCATGGGATGGCGTGGCGAAGGGGATGCTTTCGGGCGGCAGAGGACGGCCTCTGACGCCATTCGGGTGTGATTGGCAAGGCGATGGGGACGATGGAAGGTGAAAGGAGAATGAGCCGGCAAGACCTTCTGCGTGAGGTCTTGTTCACCATGCTGGGTCTTCTTGCGCTTGGCTGTCTGGTTGGATCCAGGGTCCACACGGCTCAATTGGCCATCCTATATCCGACCTTGGCAGCTCTGGGCGTCTTCGGGTTCTTCTCGCTCCTTCTTCGGTATCAGGTTGGAGACGGGCTGTTCGGAGAGCTGGGCTTCATATACATGGTGTTCATCCTTGCCTATACCGTATTTCCCGCCTTCACATTCCTGGTCGTAGATCTTGACCTGGCTTCCGGATGGGTGTGGGAAAAACTCTCCCTGCTTCTTCCAGCGCCGGCTGCGCTGGGGGCTCACCTGTGGAGGCACGTGCTGTTTTCAGCCGGGGTCGGGGTTGGCTACTTGTGGCTCCGGGGAACAGCTCCGCTGAAGGTCTCGCATCCTGAAGAACCGGGGTGGCTGAACCGGAGGGTCATCCTGGTGCTGGGAGGCCTCGTCCTGGTCTGTGTCCTGGCCGTGAGCCTGATGTCCGCGCCGGTGACGACCTACATCGAGAATTACACCCGATATGATCACCTCGGATGGCTCCCCAGGAAGTTTGTCTCCCTTTGTGCCCGCATGAAACAGGGCTTTTTTGTGGCCCTTCTGGTTTTCCTGTTTGCCAATTATCGGCAATACAGGGTGCTCACCTGGATCGCGGTCCTTGGGATGGCGGCTTTTGAAGTCGTGTTCTCTTTCGGGTCAAGAATCGAAAGTTTGATCGTCCTTCTCATGGGCTTTAGCTTGTATCATTTGAATGTTAAACCGGTGAACATGAAGAAGGGCTTGGCCGCCTGTTTGATCTTGGCAGGCTTGTTTACTGGGGTAGAGGTCTTGCGTTCCTATGATTTCGATCTCTCCATGGCCGGGGGAGCTGTCTCGGCGAAAGGGGTCAATCCGGCATCGGAATTCGGGGCTGTGTATTTCACGGGGTTCCATCTTTATGAGGAGCGGGCGAATGATGCCATCCCTCCCAAGGAAACTCCCATGCTTTTCAATGATTTTATTTCACTGGTGATGCCGAACGACTTCAAGCGATGGAATCCGCAGTATTGGTACGCTGACGCTTATTTCCCTGATTCCGTGGTGCCCCCCGAAACCATGGGGCCCATCGCCGACAGCGCGATCTGGGGCGGAGAACTCGATCTGCTGGCAAGGAGCCTGCTCAATGGGCTCTTCTTTGCCTTTATCGTGAGATGGTTCCTGGCCAGGCAGGGCAAGTGGTGGAGCATGGCCGTTTATGTATTCTGTTTCGCGACCAGCATCATGACGCTGAAGTATTCAATTTTCTACCACTTGAACCCGCTGTTCAAAACGTTCCTGCCAACGATCCTATGCGTTGAAGGGTTGCGCCGAGCCATAGCCTGGGGGAACCGCTCCCGCCGAGGGGAGGCTGCCGCGGTCCAGTCCTGACCTGAGGGTCTCCAGGGTGGTGGATAAAGCGGCCAGGTCCCCATCTCCGGGGCCCGGCAGGAGGCATTCTGCGAGCCCTGGGACGCCGAGGCGTTCCGATGGCAATCCGAGGAGGTGGACGCAGCCTGCCAGGTCCAGGTTGAGGTCTTCGGCGGCCTGGAGGATGGCCGCGACCTCGGGGGAAGGCTGGCGATCCGCTCCTCCTCCGCGGACTGCGCCTGGGATGTGGAGAGGCGCGGCTAGATTGAGGCGGCCGCGGAAGGTCGGGTGGGATGCGGAAGCGACTCCTGCATTCGACGCGCCATGCAGGAGGGGCACGATGAGGGACGCCCTCTCCTGAAGCTGGGTCAAGAACTCGTGAAGGAGGGATGCACTGGCCGCTGGCCAGGCCTGGGGCTGCAAGAGAGAAGAGCTGACGAGGGCGGCCCTTCGCTTGGGGGTGGCAATCCACTTCTGGAGGTTGGCCTGCGCCAACCGGTAGTCGGACTCCACGCCGATGTCGATGAAGCGCCCCTCGAAAGGCACGCCACCCAGCAGGCCTCGGGCCGCCAGTTCGGGGAAGACGCCATCCTCCAGGGATGCCGGGGTGGATTCCGGCAGAAAAGAGGCGATCGATTCGGAGCAGAAATACAAACCGGCGTTGATCAGCCCATCTCCGCCATTGGCCTGCTTTTCCAGGAACCCCGTGACCAGGGCCTCCGACATTCGCACGCGGCCATACCTTGAGCAGTCCATGCAGTATTTCAAGGCGATGGTCAGGCAGGCTCCGGATTGTTCGTGGGCTCGCCGCAGGCGGTCAAGGCTGCAATCGAAGAATGTGTCCCCGTTTGCAATGGCAAAGGGGCCTGGCACCTTCCTTGTCTTCAGGGCCTCCCGCAGCGCGCCAGCTGTGCCCAGGGGGGCCGTCTCCCTGGAAAACGTCACGAGCGGCGCGAAGCGGGGATGCGAGGAGAAATGATCTTCAATCACTTCGGCCTTGTGGCCCGTCAGCAGGGTGAAACTGGTCGCGCCATTCCGTACCAGATGCTCCAGAAGGATCTCCAGGAACGGCAGACCTTCGATGGGAGCCATCGGCTTGGGTACATCCTTTACGATGTGGGCAAGCCTGGTCCCGAATCCGCCACAAAGCACGAAGATATGCATGTCGTCATTATCCTGGGGCAAGGTTTCAGGTGTTCATCGCCTTCAGCGTCATGTCGACGATGAGGGCCGCGGAGCGCTCGAATGAGAAGGCCTCGAGGACTTGATTCCTGATGCGAACAGCCTGTTGCCTGGCACCGGACCGGAGCAGGTCGACGACTGCCGTGGCAATGGCTTCGGGAGTCTCCCGTA
Encoded here:
- the wecB gene encoding non-hydrolyzing UDP-N-acetylglucosamine 2-epimerase, whose protein sequence is MKIMTILGTRPEIIRLSRIIEALDATVDHTLVHTGQNFDPRLNELFFDELGLRGPDHHLGAKGAFGEQVGTILTGTESLIREIQPDRLLILGDTNSGLGAIVAKRMGVPVFHMEAGNRCYDDRVPEEVNRRIIDHSSDVLMPYTERSKQNLLKEGIPGQRIYVTGNPILEVIRHYEPQISQSRILQDLNLSPSGFFLVTMHRAENVDVESRLAAFLSAFDRLQRTYGIPVIVSTHPRTRLRLQNLATEGLNPEVRFLEPFGFFDFIALEKSARCVLSDSGTVQEECAIFGVPSVTIRDVTERPETIECGSGVLSGAGVEQILTLVRLATGKTRTWEPPKEYMQENVSDVVLRILIGHLHRTGA
- a CDS encoding lipopolysaccharide biosynthesis protein is translated as MSLALFRLFHSSRSVRNVVWNLVGGLTAGVLIVLATPQYVHRLGLEGYGIVGLWLMMQVLMGLLDMGMGATIVKEFADSREEGGAETKQDLLRTLEIIYGSLALALALVLACAAGGVAARWLKAPVSSPAHIAWAIRLMALTLGFQFPTVLYANGIAGLQAHGRMNLIQIAGNCLRYGAGVAILLVRPDLVWFFAVQALVAGVQMMATREVLWSLLRRGSSCRPTFKLALFKRLWRFSAGMALTAFSGVLVANADRIALSKLMPTAELGKYAVAYTATGLLQMGIQPFYKAFFPRYAELVSLRAFDALRNEYLRSCGLMAGVIIPLGVAGWIFAPQLFTIWLGTADPTIVRVFRWLILSITCSGLMWLPAAFQQANGKPGLHATMIILALLAGVPVMVWAIRVYGTVGATAVWLIHGLSGISVEIWLMHRLMLKGDMLRWYWRALIQPLCATLPILLGSRWLLPAGCGRLATLGWIGLAGLVGAGCSVGLALVGPTRKPAADPS
- a CDS encoding glycosyltransferase family 2 protein — encoded protein: MNKDRQPRFTVIIPTKDRAEYLKHTLRTCALQDYDNLEILVSDDGSTDQTREVVEEAGRKDPRIRYVTPGGCVGMRDNFEFALDQVKPGFVIAMGGDDGILPYGVSRLADFLLETGLELAAWPAPMFSYAKARMETGQLVLHRPRKSRIVESSIFLARQVETLNYIADIESPMFYVKGVASTRLVDQVRRRSPEGRFYVCPTPDGYSGIVLAGEVERFAFSGEAYTIYGTSPTSQGLGYLANDQEAKKRSDDFFKHVSAVPMHPELAGQPYSPLITVMTVDYLLTARDLPGWPGRFPEISMSRMLEKSLAELAHGLYGGDRVLRELRILDQIAGKHGLRDEFRRMVQSTRRFAAKSPFEGDGISSDRVFIDCTRYGIHDLFDAAYAAYCLGNLAEKATPGSIARAFAGSVAYRLRSLRKGEPFPGPASWSEGEQGVD
- a CDS encoding nucleotidyltransferase family protein — its product is MHIFVLCGGFGTRLAHIVKDVPKPMAPIEGLPFLEILLEHLVRNGATSFTLLTGHKAEVIEDHFSSHPRFAPLVTFSRETAPLGTAGALREALKTRKVPGPFAIANGDTFFDCSLDRLRRAHEQSGACLTIALKYCMDCSRYGRVRMSEALVTGFLEKQANGGDGLINAGLYFCSESIASFLPESTPASLEDGVFPELAARGLLGGVPFEGRFIDIGVESDYRLAQANLQKWIATPKRRAALVSSSLLQPQAWPAASASLLHEFLTQLQERASLIVPLLHGASNAGVASASHPTFRGRLNLAAPLHIPGAVRGGGADRQPSPEVAAILQAAEDLNLDLAGCVHLLGLPSERLGVPGLAECLLPGPGDGDLAALSTTLETLRSGLDRGSLPSAGAVPPGYGSAQPFNA